A portion of the Anthonomus grandis grandis chromosome 19, icAntGran1.3, whole genome shotgun sequence genome contains these proteins:
- the LOC126747272 gene encoding cuticle protein 16.5-like, with product MAFRFVVLCATLALARAGNLLAPAAPALAYGTPALAAAPLAYAAPTAYSSSSIYAAKSAYSAPIAYSAPAYAAAPVALAARATYAAPAIAAAPVAIAARATYAAPAFAARATYAAPAIAAAPVAYAGASYAAPAIAAAPVAYAARAAYAAPLAYAAPAAYSTSSIYRSAPAW from the exons ATGGCTTTCAGA TTCGTTGTACTTTGCGCCACCCTCGCCCTCGCCAGAGCCGGCAACCTCTTGGCCCCAGCCGCCCCTGCCTTGGCCTACGGCACTCCAGCCCTCGCAGCCGCCCCTCTGGCTTACGCCGCCCCCACCGCCTACTCCAGCTCCTCCATCTACGCCGCTAAGTCTGCTTACTCTGCCCCTATCGCATACTCCGCCCCAGCTTACGCTGCTGCACCTGTAGCCTTGGCTGCCCGTGCCACTTATGCTGCCCCAGCTATCGCTGCTGCCCCAGTAGCTATCGCTGCTCGTGCCACTTATGCCGCCCCAGCTTTTGCCGCCCGTGCCACCTATGCCGCCCCAGCTATCGCTGCTGCCCCAGTAGCTTATGCCGGCGCCTCTTATGCTGCCCCAGCTATCGCCGCTGCCCCAGTAGCATACGCCGCTCGTGCCGCTTATGCCGCCCCATTGGCTTATGCCGCCCCAGCGGCCTATTCGACCTCGTCCATCTACAGGTCCGCCCCAGCTTGGTAA